Proteins found in one Amycolatopsis aidingensis genomic segment:
- the polA gene encoding DNA polymerase I → MSPTENTTVANTTAPAPAGEGTRLLLIDGHSMAYRAFFAVPADRFRTTTGQVTNAVFGFTSMLINLLRDETPTHLAVAFDVSRQTFRSETFADYKATRSATPDDFKGQVDLIKDVLAVLGIPILTKEGYEADDIIATLTTQAGPDYQVLICTGDRDALQLVNGSVTVLYPKKGVSDLVRFDPDAVQEKYGLSPSQYPDFAALRGDPSDNLPGIPGVGEKTAAKWIKQFGTLGELVDRIDEVKGKVGDALRAHVDAVLLNRQLTELVRDVPLETTPDDLELRPWDRDAVHRLFDELEFRVLRDRLFATLSSAEPEADEGFQVSGHALEPGAVAGWLGEHAAGEQPIGLSFRTTGASVYADFQSVTLAAPDGQGAYIDVTAMDEADESALAGWLADRAIPKVGHALKVPLHAARARGWTVAGLSMDTELAAYLVRPGQRSFELDDLVLRYLQRELRSEAGAGEGQLSLLDSAGSGPEDGDAQLVQAELVRARAVAELGSALAEELGKMGGSHLLDDLELPLLEVITELEAAGIAVDLDQLTELEAHYAARVKQAADDAYAVIGKQINLGSPKQLQVVLFDELAMPKTKRTKTGYTTDAEALQTLYEKTEHPFLQHLLEHRDATRLRTTVEGLIKSVAGDGRIHTTLQQTIAATGRLSSVDPNLQNIPVRTEEGRRIRDAFVVGSGYAELMTADYSQIEMRIMAHLSGDESLIEAFNTGEDLHTYVASRAFAIEPDEVTPELRYRVKAMSYGLAYGLSAYGLAQQLRISTEEAKAQMDAYFSRFGGVRDYLHTVVEQAGKVGYTETIFGRRRYLPDLNSDNRQRREMAERMALNAPIQGSAADIIKVAMLKVHQALREAQASSRVLLQVHDELVLEVVDGERAEVERLVREAMGAAYELAVPLEVSVGFGRSWNEAAH, encoded by the coding sequence GTGAGCCCGACTGAGAACACCACCGTAGCGAACACCACAGCCCCGGCCCCGGCAGGCGAGGGCACCCGGCTGCTGCTCATCGACGGGCACTCGATGGCCTACCGGGCGTTCTTCGCGGTTCCTGCCGACCGGTTCCGCACCACCACCGGTCAGGTCACCAACGCGGTGTTCGGGTTCACCTCCATGCTGATCAACCTGCTCAGGGACGAGACGCCCACGCACCTCGCGGTGGCCTTCGACGTCTCCCGGCAGACCTTCCGCTCGGAGACCTTCGCCGACTACAAGGCCACCCGCAGCGCCACCCCGGACGACTTCAAGGGCCAGGTGGACCTGATCAAGGACGTGCTGGCCGTCCTCGGCATCCCGATCCTGACCAAGGAGGGCTACGAGGCCGACGACATCATCGCCACCCTCACCACCCAGGCGGGACCGGACTACCAGGTGCTCATCTGCACCGGCGACCGGGACGCGCTGCAGCTGGTGAACGGGTCGGTCACGGTGCTCTACCCGAAGAAGGGCGTGTCCGACCTGGTCCGGTTCGACCCGGACGCGGTACAGGAGAAGTACGGCCTCAGCCCCTCCCAGTACCCGGACTTCGCGGCGCTGCGCGGGGACCCCTCGGACAACCTGCCCGGCATCCCAGGGGTGGGGGAGAAGACCGCGGCGAAGTGGATCAAGCAGTTCGGCACCCTCGGCGAGCTGGTCGACCGCATCGACGAGGTGAAGGGCAAGGTCGGCGACGCGCTGCGCGCGCATGTGGACGCCGTGCTGCTCAACCGGCAGCTCACCGAGCTGGTGCGGGACGTGCCGCTGGAGACCACGCCGGACGACCTCGAGCTGCGGCCATGGGACCGGGACGCGGTGCACCGGCTGTTCGACGAGCTGGAGTTCCGGGTGCTGCGGGACCGGCTCTTCGCCACCCTCTCCAGCGCCGAGCCGGAGGCTGATGAGGGCTTCCAGGTCAGCGGGCACGCGCTGGAGCCGGGCGCGGTCGCAGGCTGGCTCGGCGAGCATGCGGCTGGCGAGCAGCCGATCGGCCTTTCCTTCCGCACCACGGGCGCCTCGGTGTACGCCGACTTCCAGTCGGTCACCCTGGCGGCCCCGGACGGGCAGGGCGCCTATATCGACGTCACCGCCATGGACGAGGCCGACGAAAGCGCCCTCGCCGGCTGGCTCGCCGACCGCGCGATTCCCAAGGTCGGCCACGCGCTGAAGGTGCCGCTGCACGCGGCAAGGGCCCGCGGCTGGACGGTGGCCGGGCTGTCCATGGACACCGAGCTGGCCGCCTACCTGGTCCGCCCCGGCCAGCGTTCCTTCGAGCTGGACGACCTGGTGCTGCGTTACCTGCAACGGGAGCTGCGCTCCGAGGCGGGAGCGGGGGAGGGGCAGCTGTCCCTGCTGGACTCCGCGGGCAGCGGGCCCGAGGACGGGGACGCCCAGCTGGTGCAGGCCGAGCTGGTGCGTGCCCGCGCGGTGGCCGAGCTGGGCTCGGCGCTTGCCGAGGAACTCGGCAAGATGGGTGGCTCGCACCTGCTGGACGACCTCGAGCTGCCGCTGCTCGAGGTGATCACCGAGCTGGAGGCCGCTGGTATCGCGGTGGACCTCGACCAGCTCACCGAGCTCGAGGCGCATTACGCGGCGCGGGTGAAGCAGGCGGCCGACGACGCCTACGCGGTGATCGGCAAGCAGATCAACCTCGGCTCACCCAAGCAGCTGCAGGTGGTGCTGTTCGACGAGCTGGCCATGCCGAAGACCAAACGCACCAAGACCGGCTACACCACCGACGCCGAGGCGCTGCAGACGCTGTACGAGAAGACCGAGCACCCGTTCCTGCAGCACCTGCTCGAGCACCGGGACGCGACCAGGCTGCGGACCACTGTCGAGGGCCTGATCAAGTCGGTGGCCGGGGACGGTCGCATCCACACCACCCTGCAGCAGACCATCGCGGCAACCGGGCGACTGTCCTCGGTGGACCCCAACCTGCAGAACATCCCAGTGCGTACCGAGGAAGGCAGGCGGATCCGGGACGCCTTCGTGGTCGGTTCCGGCTACGCCGAGCTGATGACCGCGGACTACAGCCAGATCGAGATGCGGATCATGGCGCACCTCTCCGGGGACGAGAGCCTGATCGAGGCGTTCAACACCGGCGAGGACCTGCACACCTATGTGGCCTCGCGGGCGTTCGCCATCGAGCCCGATGAGGTGACCCCGGAACTGCGGTACCGGGTGAAGGCCATGTCCTACGGGCTGGCATACGGGCTGTCCGCCTATGGCCTCGCCCAGCAGCTGCGGATCTCCACGGAGGAGGCCAAGGCGCAGATGGACGCCTACTTCTCCCGGTTCGGCGGGGTGCGCGACTACCTGCACACCGTGGTCGAGCAGGCGGGCAAGGTCGGCTACACCGAGACGATCTTCGGGCGCCGCCGGTACCTGCCCGATCTGAACAGCGACAACCGCCAGCGCAGGGAGATGGCCGAGCGGATGGCGCTGAACGCGCCGATCCAGGGCAGCGCGGCGGACATCATCAAGGTCGCCATGCTCAAGGTGCACCAGGCGCTGCGCGAGGCGCAGGCGAGCAGCAGGGTGCTGCTGCAGGTGCACGACGAGCTGGTGCTCGAGGTGGTGGACGGCGAGCGGGCCGAGGTGGAACGCCTGGTGCGCGAGGCGATGGGTGCCGCCTACGAGCTGGCCGTTCCGCTGGAGGTCTCGGTGGGCTTCGGCCGGTCCTGGAACGAGGCCGCGCACTAG
- a CDS encoding PaaI family thioesterase — MTEPTSDEARALLSGIDPAVADQQLNDKIGLEIIELSPERVVGTMPVAGNLQPYGLLHGGANAVLAEALGSTVAALNAGRDRVAMGLELSCTHHRAVRAGKVTGVASPVHVGRGTVTVDIELTDDSGRRSCSARLTCVVRDRPPK, encoded by the coding sequence GTGACCGAGCCCACCTCCGACGAGGCCCGTGCGCTGCTGTCCGGGATCGACCCGGCAGTGGCCGACCAGCAGCTCAACGACAAGATCGGGCTGGAGATCATCGAGCTGAGCCCCGAACGGGTGGTCGGCACGATGCCGGTCGCGGGCAACCTGCAGCCGTACGGGCTGCTGCACGGCGGGGCGAACGCGGTGCTCGCCGAGGCCCTCGGCTCCACCGTCGCCGCGCTGAACGCGGGCCGGGACCGGGTGGCGATGGGGCTGGAGCTGTCCTGTACCCATCACCGCGCCGTCCGCGCGGGGAAGGTGACCGGGGTGGCCAGCCCGGTGCATGTCGGGCGCGGGACCGTCACCGTGGACATCGAGCTCACCGACGACTCCGGCCGGCGCAGCTGCTCGGCCCGGCTGACCTGCGTGGTGCGGGACCGGCCGCCGAAGTAG
- a CDS encoding LysR family transcriptional regulator — protein sequence MDLDLAQVRAFVVTAQRQSFSRAAEQLFLTQQALSKRIRRLEEALSVQLFLRTGRATELTEQGARFLPHAVELLRVAEAAVAALDGAARPLRLDLIDSRLSPMFMLRRMAERDPELRIERSQLRGLANALGPLLHGELDLAFGRVRDLGRELPAELEHRLIRLEPLVALLPPEHPLAAGEVVRMTDLRAEGIWLPSLAGPVEWLAYLRRMSESLGVPLDESGVSYDLRHTLEQTRYGRQRVTLAGADMELAADLNLRVLPFEPAPLFPWSVVWHRDNRHPGLARLLALAGQTSRAESWCDYDPARNWVPADEPVTAGGSGTTR from the coding sequence ATGGACCTCGACCTCGCGCAGGTCCGCGCATTCGTGGTCACCGCGCAGCGGCAGAGCTTCAGCCGGGCGGCGGAGCAGCTCTTCCTCACCCAGCAGGCGCTTTCCAAGCGCATCCGCAGGCTGGAGGAGGCGCTGTCGGTCCAGTTGTTCCTGCGCACCGGCAGGGCGACCGAGCTGACCGAGCAGGGCGCGCGGTTCCTGCCGCATGCGGTGGAACTGCTGCGGGTGGCCGAAGCCGCCGTCGCCGCACTGGACGGCGCGGCCAGGCCGCTACGGCTGGACCTGATCGACTCCCGGCTTTCCCCGATGTTCATGCTGCGCAGGATGGCCGAGCGGGACCCGGAGCTGCGGATCGAGCGCAGCCAGTTGCGCGGGCTGGCGAACGCGCTCGGCCCGTTGCTGCACGGTGAGCTCGACCTCGCCTTCGGCCGGGTGCGCGACCTCGGCCGGGAGCTGCCCGCGGAGCTGGAGCACCGGCTGATCCGGCTGGAGCCGCTGGTGGCCCTGCTGCCACCGGAGCATCCGCTGGCTGCGGGCGAGGTCGTCCGGATGACCGATCTGCGGGCGGAGGGAATCTGGCTGCCCTCGCTGGCCGGGCCGGTGGAGTGGCTGGCGTACCTGCGCCGGATGAGCGAGAGCCTCGGGGTGCCGCTGGACGAGTCCGGGGTCAGCTACGACCTCCGGCACACCCTGGAGCAGACCCGGTACGGCAGGCAGCGGGTCACCCTGGCCGGTGCCGATATGGAGCTCGCAGCCGACCTGAACCTGCGGGTGCTGCCGTTCGAACCGGCGCCGCTGTTCCCGTGGTCGGTGGTCTGGCACCGGGACAACCGGCATCCGGGCCTGGCAAGGCTGCTGGCACTGGCCGGCCAGACCAGCAGGGCGGAGTCCTGGTGTGACTACGACCCCGCCAGGAACTGGGTGCCTGCGGACGAGCCGGTTACCGCAGGCGGGAGCGGAACCACGCGGTGA
- a CDS encoding prolyl oligopeptidase family serine peptidase, with product MQTSPAVEGIAAGVPYVAVPPAAADGPAPLVVTWHLMEPPRSEQAMAAALPMAGLPAWRVHLGLPMSGSRAPEGGFAEFLRLAGEDFVLNIAEPVTERAAAEFPAVVAELRAALPIADGPVGVAGGSAGAAVALEVLARAELPIAAAAVVSPVVQLAAAVGRNERAYGVRYPWSERSRAVADRFDFVRRAEELTAEVLLVLGEQDDIAFTEPAAALAGKLGDRARLVTIGGMAHALAEEPGIEAAAQTPHAAAVDAEFTAWFRSRLR from the coding sequence ATGCAGACTTCGCCAGCCGTCGAGGGGATCGCCGCGGGGGTTCCGTACGTCGCCGTCCCACCGGCCGCGGCCGATGGACCGGCACCGTTGGTGGTCACCTGGCACCTGATGGAACCCCCGCGCAGCGAGCAGGCCATGGCCGCGGCGCTGCCGATGGCCGGACTGCCGGCCTGGCGGGTCCACCTCGGGCTGCCGATGAGCGGGAGCAGGGCACCGGAAGGCGGCTTCGCGGAGTTCCTCCGGCTGGCGGGCGAGGACTTCGTGCTGAACATCGCCGAACCGGTGACCGAGCGGGCCGCGGCCGAGTTCCCTGCCGTGGTCGCCGAGCTGCGCGCCGCCCTGCCCATCGCGGACGGCCCGGTCGGCGTGGCCGGCGGCTCGGCGGGTGCGGCGGTGGCACTGGAGGTGCTGGCCCGCGCGGAGCTGCCGATCGCGGCCGCCGCCGTAGTGAGCCCGGTGGTCCAGCTCGCCGCAGCCGTCGGGCGCAACGAACGGGCCTACGGCGTGCGGTACCCGTGGAGCGAGCGGTCCCGTGCGGTGGCCGACCGGTTCGACTTCGTGCGCCGCGCGGAGGAGCTGACCGCCGAGGTGCTGCTGGTGCTCGGCGAGCAGGACGACATCGCCTTCACCGAGCCCGCGGCGGCACTGGCGGGCAAGCTCGGTGACCGGGCCAGGCTGGTCACCATCGGCGGCATGGCGCATGCACTGGCCGAGGAGCCCGGCATCGAGGCGGCCGCGCAGACCCCGCACGCCGCAGCGGTGGACGCGGAGTTCACCGCGTGGTTCCGCTCCCGCCTGCGGTAA
- a CDS encoding ABC transporter ATP-binding protein: MSLLELSGVSVHYGRIEAVADITITVEEGEIVTLIGANGAGKTTTMRAISGIRPLSAGRISFGGEDITKLRADLRVVRGISQAPEGRGIFPGMTVAENLDMGAYTRRDRKATRAVLERVYELFPRLAERSTQVGGTLSGGEQQMLAIGRALMAEPKLLLLDEPSMGLAPQIIQQIFRIITEINEQGTTVLLVEQNAQQALSRAHRAYVLETGYIVKSGTGAELLADESIKEAYLGVA, translated from the coding sequence ATGAGCCTGCTTGAGCTGTCCGGAGTGTCCGTCCACTACGGACGTATCGAGGCGGTCGCCGACATCACCATCACCGTCGAGGAAGGCGAGATCGTCACCCTCATCGGGGCCAACGGGGCAGGCAAGACCACCACCATGCGCGCCATCTCCGGGATCCGCCCGCTGTCCGCGGGACGGATCTCCTTCGGCGGGGAGGACATCACCAAGCTGCGGGCCGACCTGCGCGTGGTCCGCGGGATCTCGCAGGCCCCGGAGGGGCGCGGCATCTTCCCCGGCATGACCGTGGCGGAGAACCTGGACATGGGCGCCTACACTCGCCGCGACCGCAAGGCCACCCGCGCGGTACTCGAACGGGTCTACGAGCTGTTCCCGCGGCTGGCCGAACGCAGCACCCAGGTGGGCGGCACCCTCTCCGGCGGGGAGCAGCAGATGCTCGCGATCGGCAGGGCACTGATGGCGGAACCGAAGCTGTTGCTGCTGGACGAGCCATCGATGGGGCTCGCGCCGCAGATCATCCAGCAGATCTTCCGGATCATCACCGAGATCAACGAGCAGGGCACCACCGTGCTGCTGGTGGAGCAGAACGCCCAGCAGGCCCTGTCCAGGGCACACCGGGCCTACGTGCTGGAGACCGGCTACATCGTCAAGTCCGGCACCGGCGCCGAGCTGCTCGCCGACGAGTCGATCAAGGAGGCCTACCTCGGGGTCGCCTGA
- a CDS encoding ABC transporter ATP-binding protein — protein MSPGQRAEHEAEVAQAVAPHREMDVEVGQTLLELQDLSVRFGGLVALDSVSFAIQRGEILGLIGPNGAGKTTCFNAMTGVYRPSSGRVLLEGKPLGKAKKHHITRRGIARTFQNIRLFGEMTALENVVVGTDARHKTSVTGALLRLPRHDREERTAVERGMALLEFVDIADRAADKAKNLPYGSQRRLEIARALATEPKLLCLDEPAAGFNTGEKAELMGLIRKIRDDGYTVLLIEHDMRLVMGVTDRIVVLEFGKKIAEGSPSEIRENPAVIAAYLGVPDDEPA, from the coding sequence ATGAGTCCCGGCCAGCGAGCCGAGCACGAGGCCGAGGTCGCGCAGGCCGTGGCCCCCCACCGCGAAATGGACGTCGAGGTCGGGCAGACCCTGCTGGAACTGCAGGACCTCAGCGTCCGTTTCGGCGGGCTGGTGGCGCTGGACTCGGTCTCCTTCGCCATCCAGCGCGGCGAGATCCTCGGGCTGATCGGGCCGAACGGTGCGGGAAAGACCACCTGCTTCAACGCGATGACCGGGGTGTACCGGCCCAGCTCGGGGCGGGTGCTGCTGGAGGGCAAGCCACTCGGCAAGGCCAAGAAACACCACATCACCCGGCGGGGCATCGCCCGCACCTTCCAGAACATCCGCCTCTTCGGCGAGATGACCGCGCTGGAGAACGTGGTGGTCGGCACGGACGCCCGGCACAAGACCAGCGTGACCGGGGCGCTGCTGCGGCTGCCCCGGCACGACCGCGAGGAGCGGACAGCGGTCGAGCGTGGCATGGCGCTGCTGGAGTTCGTCGATATCGCCGACCGGGCCGCGGACAAGGCGAAGAACCTGCCCTACGGCTCCCAGCGGCGGCTGGAGATCGCCCGCGCGCTGGCCACCGAGCCGAAGCTGCTCTGCCTCGACGAGCCGGCCGCGGGCTTCAACACCGGAGAGAAGGCCGAGCTCATGGGCCTGATCCGGAAGATCCGCGACGACGGCTACACGGTACTGCTGATCGAGCACGACATGCGGCTGGTGATGGGCGTGACCGACCGGATCGTCGTGCTGGAGTTCGGCAAGAAGATCGCCGAGGGGAGCCCGTCGGAGATCAGGGAGAACCCGGCCGTGATCGCCGCCTACCTGGGAGTGCCTGACGATGAGCCTGCTTGA
- a CDS encoding branched-chain amino acid ABC transporter permease gives MTTATTTSPKPTRRSGGRPVREWWSTLNRFQQWAVLIPVVVLIYLLPVLNPPILTTEPGFDFSIAMFEVARFALIAIGLNVVVGQAGLLDLGYVGFFAIGAYVAALFTSPDSVLAKLPFLVVLPIAMAITMVFGVILGTPTLRLRGDYLAIVTLGFGEIVRLLADNIDPLRGNRGFQEVGAPPGTWSDGSAIFTNTDGKPWYWFCVTIIIVMLMLVGNLERSRVGRAWVAIRDDEDAAQLMGVPTFRYKIWAFVIGAAIGGLAGALYAGQLSFVNNQKFDVVTSVLFLCAVILGGSGNKVGVVLGAFVIAYVPLRFLVIAEYKYLIFGMALVVLMIFRPQGLLGARQHLLAYGRKVYQRFLGRGESVSGDSPLTGEHRNGGKP, from the coding sequence ATGACGACGGCCACCACAACCTCCCCGAAACCCACCAGGCGAAGCGGCGGCAGGCCGGTCCGCGAGTGGTGGAGCACGCTCAACCGGTTCCAGCAGTGGGCGGTGCTCATCCCGGTCGTCGTGCTCATCTACCTGCTCCCGGTGCTGAACCCGCCGATCCTCACCACCGAGCCGGGCTTCGACTTCTCCATCGCGATGTTCGAGGTCGCCCGGTTCGCGCTGATCGCGATCGGGCTGAACGTCGTCGTCGGCCAGGCCGGGCTGCTCGACCTCGGCTACGTCGGCTTCTTCGCCATCGGCGCCTATGTCGCGGCACTGTTCACCAGCCCCGACTCGGTGCTGGCCAAGCTGCCGTTCCTGGTGGTCCTGCCGATCGCCATGGCGATCACGATGGTGTTCGGGGTGATCCTCGGAACGCCGACACTCCGGCTGCGCGGTGACTACCTCGCGATCGTCACCCTCGGCTTCGGCGAGATCGTCCGGCTGCTGGCGGACAACATCGACCCGCTCCGCGGCAACCGCGGTTTCCAGGAGGTCGGCGCGCCGCCAGGCACCTGGTCCGACGGCAGCGCGATCTTCACCAACACCGACGGCAAACCCTGGTACTGGTTCTGCGTCACGATCATCATCGTGATGCTCATGCTGGTCGGGAACCTGGAACGCTCCCGGGTCGGCAGGGCATGGGTCGCCATCCGGGACGACGAGGACGCCGCGCAGCTCATGGGCGTGCCGACCTTCCGGTACAAGATCTGGGCCTTCGTGATCGGGGCTGCGATCGGCGGGCTGGCCGGTGCGCTCTACGCGGGCCAGCTCTCCTTCGTGAACAACCAGAAGTTCGACGTGGTGACCTCGGTCCTCTTCCTCTGTGCCGTGATCCTCGGCGGCTCGGGGAACAAGGTGGGCGTGGTGCTGGGCGCGTTCGTCATCGCCTACGTCCCACTGCGCTTCCTGGTGATCGCCGAGTACAAGTACCTTATCTTCGGGATGGCGCTGGTGGTGCTGATGATCTTCCGGCCACAGGGTCTCCTCGGGGCGCGGCAGCACCTGCTCGCCTACGGCAGAAAGGTGTACCAACGCTTCCTCGGCAGGGGCGAGAGCGTCAGCGGGGACTCGCCACTCACCGGGGAGCACCGGAACGGGGGTAAGCCGTGA